The segment AGGTATTTCTGACCGACGCGTGGGTTGACGATGCACACCGATTGGGTGAGGTCAACGCGGGCTGGCGCATGCTCATGATGGCGCTGGGCTACGAGCGATCGGTGATGGGCGTGCGTGGCGTCGGTTCGCGGGCCTCGAACGGCAAGTATCGCGCCTCGGGTGTCACATTCGTCGGCACTGCCGACGACTTGATCGGGCTGGCGCGCCGGCACGGCAAGCTGGACGATGCGGCGACCGTTGCGGCCCTCGCGGATGTCTACGCCGCCCGGACGGCGGTGCGTCTCAACACCGCCCGCTACGCCGAGGAGGGGCGGGCCGCGGACCCGGCGGCGCTCTCGATGGGGAAGCTCGCCATGTCTCAGGTCTTGCACTCAACCAGTCGGGTACGACGCGATATCGTCGGTGCCGCAGCGCTTCTGGACGAGCGCACCGAACCGCCGGGCGACGCAGAAGTGGCGAACTTCTTCACCCTCGACGCTTACTTCACCTCGATCGGCGGCGGCACCGACCAAATCCAGCGCAATATCATCAGTGAGCGGATTCTCGGTCTGCCCAAGGAAGAAGACCGATCCAAAAACGTTCCGTTTAGCGAGGTTCGAAAATGAGCGAGATTGTGGAGACCAGCGCAGCGCCGCTGGCGGGGCTGCAACTGGTCAGCGTGGTCGACGAGATTCTGCCGGCGCTCAGCAAGTCGTTCGCCGACCTCGGCGCCGATGTGGACGTGCTCCGACAAGCCGGTGAAAATCCCTCACGGGGACCGATCCGCGACTTCCTCGAGG is part of the Antricoccus suffuscus genome and harbors:
- a CDS encoding acyl-CoA dehydrogenase family protein; translation: MSVRADVRAWLAENWQPDGELSRFREAALDSGWLVPTWSEKWFGKGLSTADAEAVGEEFERVGAPGRADRNDLHARVIYELGSDELRATYLRDLLAGNVTGCLLYSEPGAGSDLASVRTSAVREGDEWRVNGQKVWTSGAKQAGYGLLVARTDSSVPKHQGITYFVIPMKQPGIEVRPITQITGDAHFNEVFLTDAWVDDAHRLGEVNAGWRMLMMALGYERSVMGVRGVGSRASNGKYRASGVTFVGTADDLIGLARRHGKLDDAATVAALADVYAARTAVRLNTARYAEEGRAADPAALSMGKLAMSQVLHSTSRVRRDIVGAAALLDERTEPPGDAEVANFFTLDAYFTSIGGGTDQIQRNIISERILGLPKEEDRSKNVPFSEVRK